A genome region from candidate division WOR-3 bacterium includes the following:
- a CDS encoding ABC transporter ATP-binding protein: MRDNIKKVFYFLKGLNKEFSLFIFTICLIYAIEAIFHPILTKLIFDEAVIRKSLKIFFILISSYLFLGIFINLISFFVELWGKSFENKILSKILKKTLMSFYNKDYANILQKGEGYFIGRVYKDVMEAFPLFISSIRNISTNLTRVIAFTSVLIYISWQATLIMFILIPFIVYFSNLLSQKIKSATLVERETESEFINFLNKNISSYKAVNILNLLGKVLESTIFAFNKYLNALYRNFKIITTYNTGIYLIMNISDFCSLLVGAIFLLKGKMTFGGYLAFVTAFWRSVTAVSQFFAPFAQLNKSLTIINRIYEFEKEEKVKFYKVKDEVILENVCFSYDKNFVFKDFSLRIKKGEKILIKGPNGSGKTTLANIMSGLLKVQSGNVILPPRISSLTLPFEFPLLKIKELPIKEKLLKDFGLMEFVDKYPHELSIGNMQKLAIALIFSKEADLYILDEPLANIDKESTKVLMKHILDLSRDKTLVVIMHKGDEWHQFFDRILDLKENKKEV, from the coding sequence ATGAGAGATAATATAAAAAAAGTTTTTTATTTTTTAAAGGGGTTAAATAAAGAATTTTCCCTTTTTATATTTACCATTTGTTTAATCTATGCAATAGAGGCAATCTTTCATCCCATTTTAACAAAATTAATCTTTGATGAAGCAGTTATCAGAAAAAGTTTAAAAATTTTCTTTATTTTAATATCTTCGTATTTATTTTTAGGCATATTTATTAATTTAATTTCTTTTTTTGTTGAACTATGGGGCAAATCTTTTGAAAATAAAATTTTAAGTAAAATTCTTAAAAAAACATTGATGTCCTTTTATAATAAAGATTATGCAAATATTTTACAAAAAGGTGAAGGATATTTCATAGGAAGAGTTTATAAAGATGTAATGGAAGCTTTCCCCCTCTTTATATCCTCTATAAGAAATATAAGCACCAATTTAACAAGGGTAATTGCATTTACTTCTGTTCTTATATATATTTCCTGGCAAGCTACCCTTATTATGTTTATTTTAATTCCATTTATTGTATATTTTTCAAATTTATTATCTCAAAAGATAAAATCTGCAACTTTAGTTGAGAGGGAAACAGAGAGCGAATTTATTAATTTTCTTAATAAAAATATTTCTTCATATAAAGCAGTAAATATTTTAAATCTTCTCGGAAAAGTTCTTGAATCAACTATTTTTGCCTTCAATAAATATTTAAATGCTCTTTACAGAAATTTCAAGATTATAACTACTTATAATACGGGTATTTATCTTATAATGAATATTAGTGATTTTTGTTCTTTATTAGTAGGTGCTATATTTTTGTTAAAAGGGAAAATGACTTTTGGTGGTTATTTAGCCTTTGTAACTGCCTTCTGGAGGAGTGTTACAGCAGTTTCTCAATTTTTTGCACCATTTGCCCAATTAAACAAAAGTCTTACAATAATAAACAGGATATATGAATTTGAAAAGGAAGAAAAAGTGAAATTTTATAAGGTAAAAGATGAGGTTATTTTAGAAAATGTTTGTTTTTCTTATGATAAAAATTTTGTATTTAAAGATTTTTCATTAAGAATTAAAAAGGGTGAGAAAATATTGATAAAAGGACCAAATGGTTCAGGAAAAACAACACTTGCAAATATAATGAGTGGGTTACTTAAAGTGCAAAGTGGAAATGTTATTTTACCCCCAAGAATTTCCTCTTTAACACTTCCTTTTGAATTTCCTTTATTAAAGATAAAAGAATTACCTATTAAGGAGAAACTTTTAAAAGATTTTGGATTGATGGAATTTGTTGATAAATATCCTCATGAATTATCTATTGGCAATATGCAGAAATTAGCCATTGCTCTTATTTTTTCAAAGGAAGCAGATTTATATATTTTAGATGAGCCTCTTGCTAATATAG